A region from the Mustela erminea isolate mMusErm1 chromosome 10, mMusErm1.Pri, whole genome shotgun sequence genome encodes:
- the LAPTM5 gene encoding lysosomal-associated transmembrane protein 5: MAPRTPAVHQTCCCFNVRIATTALAIYHMIMSVLLFIEHSVEVVHGKATCKVWQKGYLRLANLVSSFLLITMLFAISLSLLIGVVKNREKYLLPFLSLQIMDYLLCLLTLLGSYIELPAFLNFTSKSSWVGPSKVPLMTLQLLDFCLSILTLCSSYMEVPTYLNFKAMNHMNYLPSQEGVAYSQFIKMMIIFSITFITVLILKVYMFKCVWRCYKFMKYVNSAEERSGSKMLQKVVLPSYEEAVSLPYKSPDGGPAPPPYSEV; encoded by the exons ATGGCCCCCCGTACGCCTGCCGTCCACCAGACCTGCTGCTGCTTTAACGTCCGCATTGCCACCACTGCGCTGGCCATCTACCACATG ATCATGAGTGTATTGCTGTTCATCGAGCACTCAGTGGAGGTGGTCCACGGCAAGGCGACCTGCAAGGTGTGGCAGAAGGGCTACCTCCGGCTCG CTAACCTGgtctccagcttcctgctcatcaCCATGCTCTTTGCCATCAGCTTGAGCCTGCTGATCGGAGTGGTCAAG AACCGGGAGAAGTACCTGCTGCCCTTCCTGTCCCTGCAAATCATGGACTACCTGTTGTGTCTGCTTACCCTGCTGGGCTCCTACATTGAGCTGCCCGCCTTCCTCAACTTCACTTCCAAGAGCAGCTGGGTG GGCCCCTCCAAGGTCCCACTGATGACCCTGCAGCTGCTCGACTTTTGCCTGAGCATCCTGACCCTCTGCAGCTCCTACATGGAAGTACCCACCTATCTCAACTTCAAGGCCATGAACCACATG AATTACCTCCCCAGCCAGGAGGGTGTGGCTTACAGCCAGTTTATCAAGATGATGATCATCTTCTCCATCACCTTCATCACCGTCCTCATCCTGAAG GTCTACATGTTCAAGTGCGTGTGGAGATGCTACAAATTCATGAAGTACGTGAATTCGGCCGAGGAGAGGAGCGGCTCCAAGATGCTGCAGAAG GTGGTCCTGCCATCCTACGAGGAAGCGGTGTCTCTACCATACAAGAGTCCGGATGGGGGCCCAGCACCGCCCCCCTACTCAGAAGTGTGA